The genomic DNA gaaaacactcGTTTGTAAGAAGCCAGCTGGTGTTATATTTTACTTTCAAGActtttttattcaaacaagAAAGAACTGAACCAGTGAGGTGAGACGAATCCACCTGTTCAGGTGTTTGAGACGTCGGAGTGTCGAATCCACCGTAAAGCTGCAGCTGGAAACTCTCACCTCACCGGCAGCTTAGCTTATTCTAGTCTGCATGTGAAGACGAGCTCTGGATGCTCCAAAcagaaaatcaaccgtgtttTCTCTGGCGCCatttacccacaatgcattgcTGTATACAGTAATTCAAACAACATCAACATATAGATCTACAGTCAGGTAAAGTAAGCaaagaaagaacatttaaaataacttgCTTTACGTGTTAACGGTGACACAGCCTCATGTAAACTGAGTGTCGCCTTAAATGTGCATTAACTTTAACGTAAATTCAAATAAACCCATTTTGTTCAACAACTTCTCACCAACGTCACTCACAACATAAAGAACCGCTAACGTGTTTCTGCTCGTTCGATGTCGGTGCATTCTCCTGCATGCTCTCatgacaaatgtgcaaaaacacccaaaaactTCAAAACATCGTGACACCAGCGACCAACACAAAAATCCCATAAATCAACGAGAATATtacaaaatgtgactttaaacGGTTTGCTGATTATTTTTGAGCAGCATTAAACATCGGCAGCTCATTATGTGTCCATACTTCCatgaattcttaaagaaaactgcAAGTTTTAAGAGAGGGCTGCAGCAAACATTGATTTCATTGATcgtaaagtttttaaaaaagtgtaaatgtTTCAATTTTATTGCTGAATAAATCCTTGTGCTAATTATACTATTAAGAACACAATGATCGAAGAAATGGATTCACCTGCTTGTGTGCTATAAATacactgacaaaaacataaacgcaGCATGTAATATTCTTACACATTATATTCTTTTTAACAAAAGGGAATAAGTATCTGTTGTTACAAATGAAGCAACCAAGTAAATGTGAAATGATAATGGTCAGATGGAGAGTTAGGACTGAGTGCATTCACCATTTGCATCATGTCGCGCCATAACTACAATGGAGAGTGAACAAGTTTGTCAATGCTGCTTCTGTTACAGTAAAATCACTCTGCTTGAGGTAAATCTGATAATAGAACGCTTAATTTTActcttttcaaagtaatttCTGGTGACGCAtttgtctgagctgctgcagcaaccgatggagactagaggcttctagTGTAGATTGTGAATGTTGTTCCACTTTCCTTGAAGGGTTTGACGAAGTTGTCAGACATTTTTGGGGATTAGGATCACAAAGTCGGGCATACAGAGAGTCTAAACGATGTTGGATTGGTGACATGTCTGGAGAGTCTGCAGGACGGGGTAGGATTCAAACATCTTCAGGGGCTTTAGAAGGGCGGTATATATGCAGGAAACATGGGGACACATGTTGTGTTGAGATGTCAAGTGCTGGTGGCGAATAAAGGGGATAACTACGGGTATAAGGATTTTATCTCAATGTTGTTGGGCTTTAAGATCGTCATCAGTGAAATTCAGACGTGTTCTTTGTCCATCCAACCATCACTCTTCCATCTTCACGGTGATCATATGTATGACGTCAAATGGACCATCTGCTTTGTACAGCTGAAAATGACATTCAACAGTACTCCGTTTGGCTGGAGTCCAGTTTGAGCTGATTACAACGTTGTTCTGCCGCTCCTTCAAGATCGGAAACCAGCTTCCTTGAGGTATTTCCTTGCAGTTTGAGCTGATATTCTTTGGTTGAGCACACAGACGACTTCATTAGTGTCTCTGTAGACGATTGCAAACAATTTCCTAAGACATACAAGCTGGATGTGACAAGTCAGGGCTCTAGTAGACAGACTTTATCTGCAGTCACGTTCCAGATTGTGAGTCGTGCAGTCGGAAACTTTGTTATGGTACACATACACAGAATGAGTCATTTCAGTGCTTTCCATTCATTGTCTCTGTGATCCTCTCTGCAATGCATCCTCCCTTCAGTTGAAAAACAGCAGTCAATTATCTGTCATTCCTACACCCACCAACCGTCTGATGTGACTGGTCATGGTGCTAACTGACATCCAATGTGCCAATCCCCCATTCGAGTCTTTCTCTTCTTGTCTGTGGCATCGTGTCTATTTTGAATAAagatgcattttaagatggactTTAACAGTCACTGGTCAAAGAGGTGTCTACAGTGTTGACTAACTCAGCGGTTGAGAATCTGTCACCAGCTGAACTAAGTTCAGCTAAATTTAGTCTTTTTCTAACCACAATAACAgcaatatttttaactttttctcagtCAGAGAGGAAGACCATCTCCATGctgcatgtatatttttgtcAGTTGTATGTATTTCTGTCATGAACTCCTGTTAGGTTTGGATAAGTGAGTCAACTGCAGCTACATGGCTAATATTAGCTTAGCTTACAGATGTAGCCACATGTCAGCTAAAAAAATGGCTTTAATCTTATGTCAAATTTAAATTTGTTCAGGAGAAGCTAATTTTTGAAACTCAACAAAATTATGGGAAACTTATCCATCCATGAGACATGTTTCATTATTTACTTGTGTAAAATGTAACATTTATGTCCGTGACATGTAGGTTCAGTCATTTATGTTTGTGACATGTTGAGTTTGCCACGTTTGACAGCACATAAATGAACACGTACATTTTGCAATCAGATCCTCAGCAACAAGTCGAGTGTGCATCAGTAAACTTCATCATGCATATCTGAGACTGGGGCTGCACAATTAATTGAAAAAGAATCACAATTTTGGCTTTtcacaagtaaataaaaatgttctgcTCACAGAAAACAGCTTATGTTAATAAAATCACTCTGGTTTGGGTAAATCTGATAATAGAGCGCCttatttcagtctttttaaaGTGGTGTTCGGTCACATATCTGTCTGAACTGCTGCAGTgaagactagaagcttctctgtgcacagccgACTAACTCGCTTCTTACTTAGCCTGTGTGTGAGGCATTCacggaacatctgtaaattgcaGTATCTATTGataagcagatgttcagcaaAGGAGAACAGTTCTATTTATATAAAGCCTCAATGGGACACTCTGAATTTATTTAGGTTTTAAGTCCTATTTTGATGCAGATTTTATACATTTAGCAGAAATGTAGTTGGAAGTGAAAGCAGCGGTTTATTTCAAAGTgaaagtgcaataaaaatgttttgtcgCTAACATCTACGAGTAACTGTGATAAATAGTCGTGATTTCAATTATCGATCAATATAATAGTGCAGCCCTCACTGAGTTAAATGTCCTTATTTGTCTGTAAAATCTTTTATTCAGCTACTCGTGTCTCGTATGTTTGTCCTTGTGTTCATATAATTATATGTTACATATTTAATCGAAGTGACATATGCTGGTAatgattctgtaaaaaagaTTTTAAGGGAACTTtagcacaattttttttaaaattggaattctttttaaaaatccagtgCATTGCTGGTGGATGTTTTAAAATCCAGCATCTGTTCAGTAGAAACTGTGCAAATCAAACCTTCATGATTTCAGTTTTGTGCTAACATGCTCCATATTCTTCATATTCTTAACTCAAGGTTTTACCGCACAGCTAATCGAGCAAAGTTGTGttgttgcaaagaaaaaaaaagcagtccATAGTGCACAGAGAGTCTTGTTTAACTCacaacatgtaaacattttctCTGAGTTCATTATTGCTTCTTCCGTCTTCATGGTGCTCAACATTAAAGTCCCTGATTTTGGCTGAAGCTTCACAAAACTCACTGCAAAAATCCCGAGTGATTAAAAAATACGACCAGTGATCTGGAAGAACGCTTTACACGCAGGGCTACAACTAAAGCAGGGACGGACACAAGAAGATTTAAATATACATCAGCAGATAAATCAGTGAGGATACTGGAAGTCCGTCTCaatcaaaaagaacaaatttacagcaaactACCTCCTCTGTAGGAAACCTAGTGCTCTTCAGCAGTCGCATGTTTGTGTCGTATTCAAAAAGTTTTCTCTATATAAACACTGACATCTTTACTTGAAAAAATCTTTCAAAGCTTCATCCAAAAACTCGTCTTTGACATCAACAGAGAGGCGTTTCACTTCACTTtcagcaggaagaggaaaacGTGCAGCACCGTGGGAGAAGGTGAAGCGAGGCCTCTCCATTAAAACTGTGTTTGCTCTGATTAAATGTGGCTCAGCTGCCACTCAGGGAGACTCTGTGGAAAAAAGAGCAGCAGGAGTGAGAGGGCGTCTGGCTGTAGTGCACTGTGGAGGATTAAAGTCATTAAACCTCCTGGGAAGAACTGTATCACTGCTTTCAATATAATCCATGCTGGCTGCAGTGTTCACCGTTAGCGGATTAAAAGATGGAAATCAGTTCAGAAGTAGAATTAAAAACTCCCAAATTTAACAAACCTGTCTCTGTAAGCATGCTGCAAAACGCTGCTACTTCCACTGAGGAaattcaaaaatgaataaatatctgTAAGACAAAATCCCGTCAAGGTGTCTCTGATTCGTCGTCGTCCTCCGGTGACGTTGGTGAGGTCGGAGTGTCGTCCTCTTCGGCCGCCGCGGTCGCTGACGGTAATCCGGCTGCTGCAGCCGACGATGTCATCTTCTCGTAGGTTCTCCTTCGCTGTCGTCGCAGCGTCTGACTCTGCAGCTCCTTCACCTCCTGCAGCACCTCCTGCGCCTCCTTCCAGGACGATACGGCCTCCTCCAGCAGACGCTCGGCCTCAGCTCGCCTCCTCTCCACCTCCGAGTCCTCATCTGGCAGCTGGGCGCCGGGCGGTGGTGGGGACAGCTGGTGCTTGTCGGGGGTTTTGGGCTGCGAGGACTCGAAGGATCCAGATGGACTCGGGGAGTTCTGGCTCTGACAGGGAGACTCCTTCCTGCTACCTGGACGAGGGGAGTCGGATTCGCTGCCTCGAGGTGAATCGGATCCTTTAACCTGAGGGGAACTGCACAGCGGCGATTCTGGCGACTTCTGCACTGGAGAGTCTTCCTGCTTGTTGGAGGAGATGCTGGACGAGGCCTTTAGTTTGGGAGCGTCAAAGCTCTTGGATCGAGGAGAGTCGGCCAGTCGAGGCGAATCCTTCAGTCGAGGAGAGTCGCTGCCTTTAGCAGCGGGAGAATGAGATCCTTTGGAACGAGGAGAGTCGGTTCCTTTGGAGCGATTCCTCTTAGCTTTGGACCGGGGAGACTCTCTACCTCTGAGGCGAGGAGAGTCTTTGCCTCGAAGACGAGGAGAGTCGCTGCTCCGGCTCCTCGAAGATCCTGAAGACCTGCTGAGGATGACAAGGATCAGTTAAATAGAGTTCAGCTTCACAAAGAAGCCTTGAGCTTGTAAACATTTCCAACCTTTTAGTGTATCCTtctttacaaacatcattcaaaCTACACAACAGTCTTACTGACAGCGATGTACTTTGAACTAAAACAGCTTCAGATATTCAAGGCCTCAACGCCTTTAGTTAGATGATCTAACAGACTCCACCACAGATCTTTTACTGCCTGAAAAACATCGTAATAAAACGTGACATCTTTTGGATGGAGCGTCTGGGAATGTTCTGCTGTCTACATGTAGGACTTACTGCATCACTCTACAGAGACACAAGAAGAATCTCATCTGACAACTTCATACTAATTCTTCTGTGTTTAAGCATTTTCTTGAATCATCAAGTAGAGAATTCAACAGTTTGACACAAACTACCAAAGTTAACATCTACTTTAAGTAGACTGTGAACACTGAAGTTCATCCTCTGAAACCACCAGGAGGTTTGAAAAGCATCTCATCTTTAcaagaaaagtcatgaaaatgacacaatttatccagaagaaactaaaaacagaaaaacgtGCACAGATTTTCAACTGTCCAACTGTCTTTAAACCATCTATGACACAGATCAGTCAGGAGTGATATTTTTACCAACAAAACACAGGAGAGCTGGAAAAGCACAATAAATCAGCACAATGAGGCACAAATAATTCTGCTTCATaatatgaaattaaataattattttgaaaagttaataaatgaataaaaacatgcagATAATAAGAAATAGGAATTAAATAAATTTGTTTCATCAAATGTTTCTGTATGTCGATCAGGCAGACACAAGTTTATCTCCTCGTACTTCAATTCtatttatcttttgtttttctaaaatttctACATGTTTATTATAATAGTTCTACTTGATTCGTCTCATTGTAACTGCTTGTTTGTATTAGCTTCGTACTGAAGTCTGTGtagttttccttttttgaaTGCATTTCGTGTGCGATCCAACactgatttctttttattttacaggtttttccaaaataaacaaaagtatctaaaaataaaattgcaaaaaaagatAGACAatgaatttacatgttgaatGTAACACAACATTATAAACCTGAAACTGAATAATCTGTTTaaattttgtaaaaagaaaaaaaaaaacagattttttgctGAAAGGCTTTCACAGTAATTTcacaaatatattgtttttatttaatagatGAAGTCAAAGTTTAATGCTGTAAATATATCTCTATATAGCTTTGTTGCTTTACATTGATTTATTGGTTAAATGAGAGATATATTGTATACTTGCAGacattttcacaacaaaaatgataaaataagcCCTGCTAGTctaccaaaataaaaacagatatatATCATTATACTTATAAGTTATCATTCTATCTATTTATTTAATTGGATATATgttattttcaataaatattgcaggtaatttaattgtttttatacATGTAAATATCAATCATTTAAGTACTGAAAAGCCAAACAAATATCTCATGTACAAGTAAgaattgaaaatgtattttaattatggaacattcttgtatttttattgttatttccagttattttaatattttttttaatagtgtAAGTATAGGAGTGACCAACCTGGAGTGAGGAGACTCGGAGCCCCTGAGGTGATGGAGGCGAGGGGAGTCGATGCCCTTCAGGTACGGTGAGCTGCCTCCTCGTTCTCTCTCTGCTTTGGCCTTCTGCAGCTCCTGTCGGTCACAACATTGCATCTTAACctccacatttttttaaaactacacatttttatctatttatatCGTGACTGGATGCAGCCGTCGGACCTGCAGCCtcatctcctccagcagctcctgagCTCTCTGCATCCTCTGAGCGATGAGGCTCTGCAGCTGACCGACCGGCTGCGATGAAGCTTCgcctcctgcctcctcctcGGTCGGACAACGTCTCAGAGCCGAACGCAGCTCTGATCGGATCAACGCCGGCCTGGAGGGAGGGATGACAAAGACCAGATGTGAAGTTTAAAAGAGCATAGTGATTGTATCCAGATAATAAAGGTGCTGGTTCAGGTTTTGCTCATGTGATGGTGACCTGTCTGGTgtctgtttttagtgttttttgtaCCTGGAGGAGTGAACTTCATCCATGGAGGCGCAGCGGCTTCGACCCTGCATGCTAAACCTCTTTCCAGGCTGCGGTGTCCGAGACTGAGCCTGGAGGACCTGAGAGAAGCAGTCAGTTCATGTGTGTCGTTTCTATCTGAGGTTTGATGTTCATCCCTAAATTACTGTTTAAAccaggggtattcaactaagATTCAATGAGGttcagtcagagaaaatgtatttaaagcaAAGGTTTGGAACATCATAATGTTTAACTTGAATTTGTGTGATATATGTTGCTGTGACCgagtagttttattagagtctgcatATAATCAATGACTGATTGTCCAATAAATTCAGTATGTGCCTTTCTAGttacactgtgatctgtaagttgtaatgtgtaaataaactgaggcataatgttgttgaaattgaacttggAAATTTCTCCTGGCGTAGggaggattatcttatcttaagaatttctgaagaaaaacttcagaaatttcaggttgttcatgatgttttgtgaaaagataattcattaaataaacattttcagtATGTACCTTTTgagctaaaacaaaggaaaaatttggagctATGGTTGTTTATaagttattatgctctgattttaatggtctggcccacttgagatcaaattggctGTTACACATCACAAGTAACAGCCAATCACTGAAAGCTATtgtttacacagagagacacaggtCATTTGCAGAGTGATTTCTTAGCAgaaaataccttttttttttctatgtgctacaccataaacacacagagagtgaattagaaaaatgaatgtgagagttgactgactgactggtgaTCTGTGAGAATACAGAAGTCCCACCTGCACCTGGGACGTCTTGTGGACCTTGGAGGCCTCCAGATGGGACTGCTTCCCCCAGGACCGCTCGCTGCCTCGGGGCAGACTGCCCGTCTTCACCTTGGGCTCCTTGGAGGTCACCCGGAGCTTCGACACGTCGGTCCCGGCTCGCTGTCGGCCTCCAACGCCTCGACACCCGGCGCCCGTCTGCAGGTCGACCCGGAAGCTGTTCTCCCAGGACTCCTGCAAGTCGCCATCGTAGTCAGGGAAGAAACCGTCCTCCTCAGCCACCAGGTCGAGGGTCAGCATGCCGTGAGATGAGGTGGACGCCTGAGGAGACAGATCATGTTAACGTTGAATGAAGATAATGTTGattcagaaaacagaaagacagaattCGGTTTTGTGTTTACCACGGCCATCAGGTGTCCTCTGGTTGGCAGCCGGCGGCCGTGAGGGATCTTAGCTCGATCTCTGGTTGGATGAACCAGAGCGCCGTCCTCCTCAATGGTCACCTGGACAGAAACACATGAACTGACTTTTAAAAAGAGTTCAAATGTCTAATGCAGACTGTCCAGTTTAAGAAGCACAAGTTTCCCTTCAGCCACATGTTTAACTCATCAGAGCCACACCTCGTCCAACACTCTGTTCTTGGCCTTGATGATGGCCACGTTGAGGGCGTTGACCCATGACTCCTTCTCCTCAGGACTCACTGCCAGGAACACGAGGTTGGGAAcctgcaaagaaacacatttttaccaCACTGGATCTactacaaacaagaaaagcactcagagagcacagtactccaccaaggctgctcagtggttGTATCATTActaatggat from Acanthochromis polyacanthus isolate Apoly-LR-REF ecotype Palm Island chromosome 11, KAUST_Apoly_ChrSc, whole genome shotgun sequence includes the following:
- the plekho1a gene encoding pleckstrin homology domain-containing family O member 1-A isoform X2, with amino-acid sequence MKKSSQSRRGVQDSGPPAVQQPEKVGWIRKFCGRGIFRELWRSRYVVLRGDHLYISDKEVKDERKAQEVFDLADYERSEELRKAKSRSKKNHSRFTVLRCRQPGNTVPNLVFLAVSPEEKESWVNALNVAIIKAKNRVLDEVTIEEDGALVHPTRDRAKIPHGRRLPTRGHLMAVASTSSHGMLTLDLVAEEDGFFPDYDGDLQESWENSFRVDLQTGAGCRGVGGRQRAGTDVSKLRVTSKEPKVKTGSLPRGSERSWGKQSHLEASKVHKTSQVQVLQAQSRTPQPGKRFSMQGRSRCASMDEVHSSRPALIRSELRSALRRCPTEEEAGGEASSQPVGQLQSLIAQRMQRAQELLEEMRLQELQKAKAERERGGSSPYLKGIDSPRLHHLRGSESPHSRSSGSSRSRSSDSPRLRGKDSPRLRGRESPRSKAKRNRSKGTDSPRSKGSHSPAAKGSDSPRLKDSPRLADSPRSKSFDAPKLKASSSISSNKQEDSPVQKSPESPLCSSPQVKGSDSPRGSESDSPRPGSRKESPCQSQNSPSPSGSFESSQPKTPDKHQLSPPPPGAQLPDEDSEVERRRAEAERLLEEAVSSWKEAQEVLQEVKELQSQTLRRQRRRTYEKMTSSAAAAGLPSATAAAEEDDTPTSPTSPEDDDESETP
- the plekho1a gene encoding pleckstrin homology domain-containing family O member 1-A isoform X1, whose product is MKKSSQSRRGVQDSGPPAVQQPEKVGWIRKFCGRGIFRELWRSRYVVLRGDHLYISDKEVKDERKAQEVFDLADYERSEELRKAKSRSKKNHSRFTVLRCRQPGNTVPNLVFLAVSPEEKESWVNALNVAIIKAKNRVLDEVTIEEDGALVHPTRDRAKIPHGRRLPTRGHLMAVASTSSHGMLTLDLVAEEDGFFPDYDGDLQESWENSFRVDLQTGAGCRGVGGRQRAGTDVSKLRVTSKEPKVKTGSLPRGSERSWGKQSHLEASKVHKTSQVQVLQAQSRTPQPGKRFSMQGRSRCASMDEVHSSRPALIRSELRSALRRCPTEEEAGGEASSQPVGQLQSLIAQRMQRAQELLEEMRLQELQKAKAERERGGSSPYLKGIDSPRLHHLRGSESPHSSRSSGSSRSRSSDSPRLRGKDSPRLRGRESPRSKAKRNRSKGTDSPRSKGSHSPAAKGSDSPRLKDSPRLADSPRSKSFDAPKLKASSSISSNKQEDSPVQKSPESPLCSSPQVKGSDSPRGSESDSPRPGSRKESPCQSQNSPSPSGSFESSQPKTPDKHQLSPPPPGAQLPDEDSEVERRRAEAERLLEEAVSSWKEAQEVLQEVKELQSQTLRRQRRRTYEKMTSSAAAAGLPSATAAAEEDDTPTSPTSPEDDDESETP